The Clostridioides sp. ES-S-0010-02 genome window below encodes:
- the eutA gene encoding ethanolamine ammonia-lyase reactivating factor EutA, whose product MREELLSVGIDIGTSTTQLIFSKLIVENTASSFSVPRISIIDKEIVYKSEIYFTPLISNNEINGNEIKNIVDSEYKKANISKEDIHTGAVIITGETARKENANYVLHNLSGFAGDFVVATAGPDLESIISGKGAGAHIYSKNHSTNVVNLDVGGGTSNLALFKRGEVLDTGCLDIGGRLIKIDKHSKKITYISPKIEKIIKDYNLGLQIGTIATIENTKPIIDIMVDLILQSIGIKKKTSLFEFMVTNKSINLSEKIDNISFSGGVADYIYYDKKIDEYFKYGDLGILLGQAIKNCDELKKINVIIPLETIRATVVGAGSHTTEVSGSTITYTSEDFPLKNLPVLKLSREEETSNEKALSESIKNKLNWFKLENDLQKIVIAIEGSKNPSFLEIQEYARGLVSGMEEIIENDLPFVVIIENDMAKVLGQSICAVLDYKKDIICIDSINVENGDYIDIGKPIAEGKVLPVVIKTLVFN is encoded by the coding sequence ATGAGAGAAGAGTTATTAAGTGTTGGGATAGATATTGGGACAAGTACTACTCAACTAATATTTTCTAAATTGATAGTTGAAAACACTGCATCTAGTTTTTCAGTACCTAGGATAAGTATAATAGACAAAGAAATTGTATATAAAAGTGAAATATACTTTACACCTCTTATCTCCAACAATGAGATAAATGGAAATGAAATAAAAAACATAGTTGATAGTGAATATAAAAAAGCAAATATATCTAAAGAAGACATACATACAGGTGCAGTTATTATAACTGGAGAAACTGCAAGAAAAGAAAATGCAAATTATGTACTTCATAATTTAAGTGGGTTTGCAGGAGACTTTGTGGTGGCAACAGCAGGACCAGATTTAGAAAGTATCATATCTGGCAAAGGAGCAGGGGCCCATATTTATTCTAAAAATCATTCAACTAATGTTGTAAATTTAGATGTAGGTGGAGGAACTAGCAATTTAGCTTTATTTAAAAGAGGTGAAGTATTAGATACTGGCTGTCTAGATATAGGTGGGAGACTTATAAAAATAGACAAGCATAGTAAAAAAATAACTTATATATCACCTAAGATAGAAAAAATCATAAAAGATTATAATTTAGGTCTTCAAATAGGAACTATAGCAACCATAGAAAACACAAAGCCAATAATAGATATAATGGTTGATTTAATATTACAAAGTATAGGAATAAAAAAGAAAACGAGTCTATTTGAGTTTATGGTAACTAATAAATCTATAAATTTAAGTGAAAAGATAGATAACATATCTTTTTCTGGTGGGGTCGCTGATTATATCTACTATGATAAAAAAATAGATGAATATTTTAAATATGGAGACTTAGGTATTTTATTAGGGCAAGCGATAAAAAATTGTGATGAACTAAAAAAAATAAATGTAATAATTCCATTAGAAACTATTAGAGCTACAGTAGTAGGTGCTGGTTCTCATACTACTGAAGTAAGTGGAAGTACTATAACTTATACAAGTGAAGATTTTCCACTTAAAAACTTACCTGTTTTAAAACTATCACGAGAAGAAGAAACTAGCAATGAAAAGGCATTAAGTGAAAGTATAAAAAATAAGTTAAATTGGTTTAAGTTAGAAAATGACTTACAAAAAATTGTTATCGCTATAGAAGGAAGTAAAAATCCAAGCTTTTTAGAAATTCAAGAGTATGCACGTGGATTAGTGAGTGGTATGGAAGAAATTATAGAAAATGACTTGCCATTTGTAGTAATTATAGAAAATGACATGGCAAAAGTATTAGGACAATCTATTTGTGCAGTTTTAGATTACAAAAAAGATATTATTTGTATAGATAGTATTAATGTTGAAAATGGAGACTACATAGATATTGGAAAGCCAATAGCTGAAGGTAAGGTGTTACCTGTAGTAATAAAGACATTAGTTTTTAATTAA
- the eutL gene encoding ethanolamine utilization microcompartment protein EutL: MKNDVIRPKILGIKMISNISPEMAKKLELNSDHKSLGFITADCDDVTYTALDEATKASEVDVVYAKSMYAGATNASTKLAGEVLGIIAGPSPAEVRSGLNAVVDFMEYGATFISANDDDSIVYYAHCVSRTGTYLSKVAGIKEGEAIAYLVAPPLEAMYALDAALKAADVSLCELFAPPTETNFGGALLTGSQSACKAACDAFAEAVKSVADDPTRF; encoded by the coding sequence ATGAAAAATGATGTAATTCGTCCTAAAATACTGGGAATTAAAATGATTTCAAACATAAGTCCAGAAATGGCAAAAAAGTTAGAATTAAATTCTGACCATAAAAGTTTAGGGTTTATAACTGCTGATTGTGATGATGTGACATATACTGCCCTTGATGAAGCAACTAAAGCTTCAGAAGTTGATGTTGTATATGCAAAGTCAATGTATGCAGGTGCTACAAATGCTTCAACAAAACTTGCTGGTGAGGTATTAGGTATAATAGCAGGACCAAGCCCAGCTGAAGTAAGAAGTGGATTAAATGCAGTAGTTGATTTTATGGAATACGGAGCAACTTTTATAAGTGCAAATGATGATGATTCAATAGTATATTATGCTCACTGTGTATCTAGAACAGGAACATATCTTTCTAAAGTGGCAGGAATCAAAGAAGGAGAAGCCATAGCTTATTTAGTAGCACCACCTTTAGAAGCTATGTATGCACTAGATGCAGCATTAAAAGCAGCAGATGTAAGTCTATGTGAATTATTTGCACCTCCAACTGAAACAAACTTTGGTGGAGCATTACTTACAGGTTCTCAATCAGCTTGTAAAGCAGCTTGTGATGCTTTTGCTGAAGCTGTTAAATCTGTAGCTGATGACCCAACAAGGTTTTAA
- a CDS encoding ethanolamine ammonia-lyase subunit EutB — MILKTKLFGRTYQFKGLYDVMAKANEEKSGDKLAGLAAQSAEERVAAKVVLSHIKLEDIRNSPAVPYDEDEVTRIIQDGVNEKVYSEIKDWTVSELREWLLDSETSSLDIKRVSRGLTSEMIAAVAKLMSNMDLVYAAKKIKVTAHCNTTIGEEGTLSVRLQPNHPTDDPDGILASLLEGLTFGIGDAVLGLNPVDDSVESVTKVLKRFEEVKQKYKIPTQTCVLAHVTTQMEAIRNGAPTDLIFQSIAGSEKGNEAFGFNSETIEEARNLALKHGTATGPNVMYFETGQGSELSSEAHHGIDQVTMEARCYGFAKKFEPFLVNTVVGFIGPEYLYDAKEVMRAGLEDHFMGKLHGLPMGVDVCYTNHMKADQNDMENLAILLTTAGCTYFMGIPHGDDVMLNYQTTGYHETASLREMFGLTGIKEFDAWMEQMGFSKDGKLTEKAGDASILLG; from the coding sequence ATGATTTTAAAGACAAAATTATTTGGGCGTACTTATCAGTTCAAAGGATTATATGATGTAATGGCAAAAGCAAATGAAGAAAAGTCTGGTGATAAGTTAGCTGGTCTTGCAGCTCAAAGTGCCGAAGAAAGAGTGGCAGCAAAAGTAGTTTTATCTCATATAAAATTAGAGGATATAAGAAACAGTCCCGCAGTTCCTTATGATGAAGATGAGGTCACAAGAATAATTCAAGATGGAGTAAATGAAAAAGTTTATAGTGAGATAAAGGACTGGACTGTTTCAGAACTTAGAGAGTGGCTATTAGATAGTGAAACAAGTAGTTTAGATATAAAAAGAGTTTCAAGAGGATTAACTTCAGAAATGATAGCAGCAGTTGCAAAGCTAATGTCAAATATGGACTTAGTTTATGCAGCAAAAAAAATTAAAGTTACAGCTCATTGTAATACAACAATAGGAGAAGAAGGTACTTTATCAGTTAGACTTCAACCAAATCATCCAACAGATGACCCAGATGGAATACTTGCATCACTTCTAGAAGGATTAACTTTTGGAATAGGTGATGCAGTACTAGGATTAAACCCAGTTGATGATTCAGTTGAAAGTGTAACTAAAGTATTAAAGAGATTTGAGGAAGTAAAACAAAAATATAAAATACCTACTCAGACTTGTGTGTTGGCACACGTTACAACACAAATGGAAGCTATAAGAAATGGTGCTCCAACAGATTTAATATTCCAATCAATAGCTGGTTCTGAAAAAGGAAATGAAGCTTTTGGATTTAATTCAGAAACTATTGAAGAAGCAAGAAATTTAGCTTTAAAGCATGGAACAGCTACTGGTCCAAATGTAATGTACTTTGAAACAGGGCAAGGCTCAGAGCTTTCTTCAGAAGCACATCATGGGATAGACCAAGTTACTATGGAAGCTAGATGTTATGGATTTGCTAAAAAGTTTGAGCCGTTTTTAGTAAACACAGTAGTTGGATTTATAGGGCCAGAGTATTTATATGATGCAAAGGAAGTAATGAGGGCAGGACTAGAAGACCACTTTATGGGTAAATTACATGGATTACCAATGGGTGTTGATGTTTGCTATACAAACCATATGAAAGCAGACCAAAATGATATGGAAAATTTAGCGATATTATTAACTACAGCTGGATGTACATATTTTATGGGCATACCTCATGGAGATGATGTAATGCTTAACTACCAAACTACAGGATACCATGAGACAGCATCACTTAGAGAAATGTTTGGACTTACAGGAATAAAAGAGTTTGATGCTTGGATGGAACAAATGGGCTTCTCTAAAGATGGTAAATTAACAGAAAAAGCTGGAGATGCATCAATATTATTAGGGTAG
- the eutP gene encoding EutP/PduV family microcompartment system protein has product MKNIIFMGKTSSGKTTLCQKLDELEIKYKKTQSIEIYKNAIDTPGEYMENRALYNALITTAVDAKVVAIVYDATQEENYMAPGFASIFCKETIGIMTKINKLDKNQIDLGIERLTLAGVNKIFKVDTIDDVGIDELFEYLNEISSLEEKY; this is encoded by the coding sequence ATGAAAAATATAATTTTTATGGGAAAAACAAGTAGTGGAAAGACGACTCTTTGCCAAAAACTAGATGAGCTAGAGATTAAATATAAGAAAACACAGTCAATAGAAATTTATAAAAATGCAATAGATACACCAGGTGAATATATGGAAAATAGAGCATTGTATAATGCTTTAATAACTACAGCTGTAGATGCTAAAGTAGTGGCTATAGTTTATGATGCAACTCAAGAAGAAAATTATATGGCACCAGGTTTTGCAAGTATATTTTGTAAAGAAACTATAGGCATTATGACTAAGATAAATAAATTAGATAAAAATCAAATAGATTTAGGAATAGAAAGATTAACGTTAGCAGGAGTCAATAAAATATTTAAAGTAGACACAATAGATGATGTAGGTATAGATGAATTATTTGAATATTTAAATGAGATAAGCTCATTGGAAGAAAAATATTGA
- a CDS encoding acetaldehyde dehydrogenase (acetylating), whose protein sequence is MEILDKDLLSIQEVRNLVKKAKEAQVKLSRMSQEQIDKIVKSMAEAAYENAAKLAKMANEETGFGKYEDKIVKNTFASKMLYEAIKDMKTIGIIGENKAERTVDIATPVGVVAGLIPSTNPTSTVIYKAMISIKSGNSIIFSPHPNAKKCILETIKIISEAAIKAGSPEDIILGITNPSLKGTNELMKHKDTKLILATGGEAMVRAAYSSGTPAIGVGPGNGPAFIDKSADIKLAVKRILDSKTFDNGVICASEQSIIVEKSMEDIIVNELKNQGAYFLNEEESEKLSKFILRANGTMNPQIVGKSVETLAKLANLSNVPSYAKVLIARESRVGNDVAYSREKLTPILAFYVEENIESIMQKSREILLNEGAGHTFSMHANDEELVKKFALNMPVSRIIVNAPSALGGIGGATNLSPALTLGCGAIGGSSTSNNVGPLDLLNIKKIAYGVKEIEELRGTNSKVEKSIFDSMDREELINVLVKKIALELC, encoded by the coding sequence ATGGAAATTTTAGATAAAGATTTATTATCTATACAAGAAGTTAGAAATCTTGTAAAAAAAGCTAAAGAAGCTCAAGTTAAACTTTCCAGAATGAGCCAAGAACAAATAGATAAAATAGTTAAGTCAATGGCAGAGGCAGCATATGAAAATGCCGCTAAATTGGCTAAAATGGCCAATGAAGAAACTGGGTTTGGAAAATATGAAGATAAAATAGTTAAAAATACATTTGCATCTAAAATGTTATATGAAGCAATAAAAGATATGAAGACTATTGGGATAATAGGTGAAAATAAGGCAGAAAGAACGGTTGATATAGCTACACCAGTAGGAGTAGTAGCAGGGCTTATACCATCAACAAATCCAACATCAACAGTAATCTACAAAGCTATGATTTCTATAAAATCAGGAAATTCAATAATTTTCTCACCACATCCAAATGCAAAAAAATGTATACTTGAGACTATAAAAATAATAAGTGAGGCAGCTATAAAAGCAGGAAGTCCAGAGGATATTATATTAGGTATAACTAATCCCAGCCTTAAAGGTACTAATGAATTAATGAAGCATAAGGATACTAAACTTATTTTAGCAACTGGCGGAGAGGCTATGGTTAGAGCTGCTTATTCATCAGGAACACCTGCCATAGGAGTAGGACCAGGAAATGGACCAGCATTTATAGATAAGAGTGCAGATATTAAGTTAGCAGTTAAAAGAATATTAGATTCTAAAACTTTTGATAACGGTGTAATATGTGCATCTGAACAATCTATAATAGTAGAAAAATCTATGGAAGATATAATTGTTAATGAACTGAAAAATCAAGGGGCTTATTTCTTAAATGAAGAAGAAAGTGAAAAGCTGTCTAAATTTATATTAAGAGCAAATGGAACAATGAATCCTCAAATAGTTGGAAAGAGTGTAGAAACACTTGCTAAATTAGCTAATTTAAGTAATGTGCCAAGTTATGCTAAAGTACTTATAGCAAGAGAATCTAGAGTAGGAAATGATGTAGCTTATTCTAGAGAAAAACTGACTCCAATACTTGCATTTTATGTAGAGGAAAATATTGAATCTATTATGCAAAAATCTAGAGAGATACTTTTAAATGAAGGTGCTGGTCACACATTCTCAATGCATGCTAATGATGAGGAACTTGTAAAGAAATTTGCACTTAATATGCCAGTATCAAGAATAATAGTAAATGCACCATCTGCACTTGGAGGAATAGGTGGAGCAACAAACTTATCACCAGCTTTAACATTAGGGTGTGGAGCTATAGGTGGAAGTTCAACTTCAAATAATGTAGGACCATTAGACTTATTAAATATAAAGAAAATAGCCTATGGAGTTAAAGAAATAGAAGAACTTAGAGGTACAAATTCTAAAGTAGAAAAATCAATATTTGACTCTATGGATAGAGAAGAACTAATAAATGTATTAGTAAAAAAGATAGCTTTAGAGCTATGTTAG
- the eutC gene encoding ethanolamine ammonia-lyase subunit EutC produces MNEKDLKALVEQLVNQMAGQIDSSVVNEVVENTVDKVNKSTIDDDACIEDITEVDLKKQLLVKNPKDAEAYLDMKSKTPARIGIGRCGARYKTETVLRFRADHAAAQDAVFSYVDEDFVENSNLIKIETLCKDKDEFLTRPDLGRKFSSETINFIKTQIGTNQKVLIMAGDGLSSAAIEANSNDCIMAIKQGLKMYGIEVGDIVFVKHCRVGAMDHLGEELDCEVVCVLIGERPGLVTAESMSAYLTYKPKVGIAEAKRTVVSNIHKGGTTAVEAGAHIAELIKTILDKKASGIDLK; encoded by the coding sequence ATGAATGAAAAAGATTTAAAAGCATTAGTAGAGCAGTTAGTAAATCAAATGGCTGGTCAAATTGATTCTAGTGTTGTAAATGAAGTTGTTGAAAATACAGTAGACAAAGTAAATAAAAGTACAATAGACGATGATGCTTGCATAGAAGATATAACGGAAGTAGATTTAAAAAAGCAATTATTAGTAAAAAATCCTAAGGATGCAGAAGCCTATTTAGATATGAAATCTAAAACTCCTGCAAGAATAGGTATAGGTAGATGTGGAGCTAGATATAAAACAGAAACAGTTTTAAGATTTAGAGCAGACCATGCTGCTGCACAAGATGCTGTTTTCTCTTATGTAGATGAAGATTTTGTGGAAAATAGCAACTTAATAAAAATAGAAACTTTATGTAAGGATAAAGATGAATTTTTAACTAGACCAGACCTTGGAAGAAAGTTTTCAAGTGAAACTATAAATTTTATAAAAACACAAATAGGAACAAATCAGAAGGTATTAATAATGGCAGGAGATGGACTAAGTTCAGCTGCTATAGAAGCCAATTCAAATGACTGTATTATGGCTATAAAGCAAGGTTTAAAGATGTATGGAATTGAAGTAGGAGATATTGTATTTGTTAAACATTGTAGAGTTGGGGCTATGGACCATTTAGGTGAAGAGTTAGACTGTGAAGTTGTATGTGTGTTAATTGGAGAAAGACCAGGTCTTGTTACAGCAGAATCTATGTCAGCATATCTTACATATAAGCCTAAAGTTGGTATAGCAGAAGCCAAGAGAACAGTGGTGTCAAACATCCATAAAGGTGGAACTACTGCTGTTGAAGCAGGTGCACATATAGCTGAACTTATAAAAACAATTTTAGATAAGAAAGCTTCTGGAATTGATTTAAAATAA
- a CDS encoding BMC domain-containing protein: MNAVGLIEVIGYVAAIEACDACVKSASVNILSIEKVGAGIVTLTIVGDVGAVKSAIEAGEVAVNKVGVLRATHVIPRIHKEVADNLFKKEERITQKYNEVSEIPIKENMKIEENEDTNVEALEEDVKVEENENTETLEEDIKIEENENTNIETLNEVKPVKDEVTNNRNLLNMNIKELKTLAREYDSSLTNKELNSLRKEDLVDLVYKLIREDK, translated from the coding sequence ATGAATGCTGTAGGTTTAATAGAAGTAATAGGATATGTTGCTGCAATAGAGGCATGTGATGCATGTGTAAAGTCTGCTAGTGTAAATATACTTAGCATTGAAAAAGTAGGAGCGGGAATAGTTACATTAACAATAGTTGGAGATGTAGGCGCAGTTAAATCAGCTATAGAAGCTGGAGAAGTAGCTGTAAACAAGGTTGGAGTATTAAGAGCAACTCATGTAATACCAAGGATACATAAAGAAGTAGCTGATAATTTATTTAAAAAAGAAGAAAGAATTACTCAGAAATATAATGAAGTTAGCGAAATACCAATCAAAGAAAATATGAAGATAGAAGAAAATGAAGATACAAATGTAGAAGCTTTAGAAGAAGATGTAAAAGTTGAAGAAAATGAAAATACAGAAACCTTAGAAGAAGACATAAAAATTGAAGAAAATGAAAATACAAATATAGAAACTTTAAATGAAGTAAAACCAGTAAAAGATGAGGTCACTAATAATAGAAATTTATTAAATATGAATATAAAAGAATTAAAAACTTTAGCTAGAGAATACGATTCTTCTTTGACTAATAAAGAATTAAATTCTTTGAGAAAAGAAGACCTAGTAGATTTAGTTTATAAATTGATTAGAGAGGATAAATAA